The following are from one region of the Carnobacterium gallinarum DSM 4847 genome:
- a CDS encoding pectate lyase-like adhesive domain-containing protein, with protein sequence MKKNKFVLVGLCALVLATGAGLALNADTAEAAKVSSPALTVVVPTSYTEVNTIDEFKAALKDENVTSIKVMSSIKFTGNITKIPNRDLVINGNADQGVVIDSNIYSIYGKQNTKGSNVFAIQNANITGDAGVGRFFTGGTGNGPWSYGWDVNAKDVTYTGARFVHLSEGTLVFDGTNKIDTGAENAWVHNLVFKAGSKYNGTAATKGQFSAFYFNGELSGGNADGKVQIEDNAEVNVVISPENDKNYFYPVFYDKVYQVNVGKGVKFNVDAAGVAFQFIPRADFPEEPSLNIQDGANVNFNGRGGGSYAAMKIQQYGTNINLDQGSELKVTGNSKYGVIESKYNFVDFNINAAYNFEVTNNLADAPLFNASKTEIKAVNVSAISTWGKTGAEYTEVEDHAFNGVRTFTTSITGNANGEVQSVNTDAVENFQMDNYGKVKFIAGGW encoded by the coding sequence ATGAAGAAAAATAAATTTGTCCTAGTTGGGTTATGTGCACTTGTATTAGCAACAGGAGCTGGATTAGCATTAAATGCTGACACAGCAGAAGCAGCAAAAGTTTCAAGTCCAGCATTAACAGTTGTAGTACCTACAAGCTACACAGAAGTTAACACGATTGATGAATTTAAAGCGGCTTTAAAAGATGAAAACGTAACATCAATTAAAGTAATGAGTAGTATTAAATTTACTGGAAATATTACTAAAATCCCAAATCGTGATTTAGTAATTAATGGTAATGCAGATCAAGGAGTTGTCATTGATTCTAATATTTATTCAATCTATGGCAAACAAAATACTAAAGGTAGTAATGTATTTGCAATTCAAAATGCTAATATTACTGGTGATGCAGGAGTAGGTCGCTTCTTTACCGGTGGAACTGGTAATGGTCCTTGGAGCTACGGATGGGATGTAAATGCTAAAGATGTAACTTATACAGGAGCTCGTTTTGTACATTTATCAGAAGGTACATTAGTATTTGATGGAACAAACAAAATTGATACAGGAGCTGAAAATGCTTGGGTTCATAATCTAGTATTTAAAGCTGGTTCAAAATATAACGGAACTGCAGCAACAAAAGGTCAATTTTCTGCATTTTATTTCAACGGTGAATTAAGTGGAGGTAACGCAGACGGTAAAGTTCAAATTGAAGATAATGCTGAAGTAAATGTAGTTATTTCACCTGAAAACGATAAAAACTATTTCTATCCAGTATTTTATGACAAAGTATATCAAGTAAACGTTGGTAAAGGCGTTAAATTTAACGTAGATGCTGCTGGAGTAGCTTTCCAATTTATTCCACGTGCTGATTTCCCAGAAGAACCATCATTAAATATTCAAGATGGCGCTAATGTTAACTTTAATGGTCGTGGTGGTGGATCATATGCTGCAATGAAAATCCAACAATATGGTACTAACATTAATTTAGATCAAGGTTCTGAATTAAAAGTTACAGGAAATTCAAAATATGGTGTTATTGAAAGTAAATATAATTTCGTAGACTTCAATATTAATGCTGCCTACAATTTTGAAGTAACAAATAATTTAGCAGATGCTCCATTATTCAATGCTTCAAAAACTGAAATTAAAGCTGTAAACGTATCTGCTATTAGTACTTGGGGAAAAACAGGAGCAGAGTATACTGAAGTTGAGGACCATGCTTTTAATGGTGTAAGAACATTTACTACTAGCATTACTGGTAATGCTAATGGGGAAGTTCAATCAGTGAATACAGATGCAGTTGAAAATTTCCAAATGGATAATTATGGAAAAGTTAAATTCATCGCTGGTGGATGGTAA
- a CDS encoding WxL domain-containing protein gives MKKNKFAMIGFAAIALSVVSFNTVASAVPTNADVQFEIDDDSTIGEVIKPGTPELIITPEEGGSTTGPLRINHVPYMHFGTQKISTAKKVYHPTVERYTEGIEVKYIPHFVQVADARGSMTATWKLTVSGTVFSPTVSTTNPKLNNTYISLDQGTITNNYYDEQLPVETANILSGIGATKIIPTSGGSLDVLQVQAGKNTNSTISSIVLADGYNESTPYTETDLNSGVSLHVPTNDIKVNGEKYESTLTWTLADSI, from the coding sequence ATGAAAAAAAATAAATTTGCAATGATTGGTTTCGCAGCAATTGCTTTATCAGTAGTATCTTTTAATACTGTAGCATCTGCTGTTCCAACAAATGCTGATGTACAGTTTGAAATAGATGATGACTCGACTATTGGTGAGGTTATTAAACCTGGTACTCCTGAATTAATTATTACTCCTGAAGAAGGTGGAAGTACAACGGGTCCATTAAGAATTAATCATGTTCCATATATGCATTTCGGAACACAAAAAATTTCAACAGCTAAGAAAGTATATCATCCAACTGTTGAAAGATATACAGAAGGAATAGAAGTGAAATATATTCCGCATTTTGTACAAGTTGCTGACGCTCGAGGAAGTATGACGGCTACTTGGAAACTTACGGTTTCTGGAACTGTATTTAGTCCTACTGTATCAACAACAAATCCAAAATTAAACAATACTTATATTTCTTTGGATCAAGGAACAATTACAAATAACTATTATGATGAGCAGTTACCAGTTGAAACGGCAAATATATTATCAGGTATTGGAGCTACAAAAATTATTCCAACATCTGGTGGATCACTTGATGTTTTACAAGTACAAGCTGGAAAAAATACAAACTCAACTATTTCTTCAATTGTTTTAGCTGATGGTTATAACGAAAGTACTCCATACACTGAAACTGATTTGAATTCTGGAGTTAGTTTGCATGTTCCAACTAATGATATCAAAGTTAATGGAGAGAAATATGAATCTACTTTAACTTGGACATTAGCAGATTCTATCTAA
- a CDS encoding DUF916 and DUF3324 domain-containing protein produces the protein MKKSKIFSILFTIMVLLTTYLPQKAYAANEDSSVPISANVVLPENQYKKEASYFYLKMTPGQEQELEVKLNNGSDKAQTVDISLASGITNDGGIIDYPDDLKKFDKTLKYPFSKIASTDKTATIDPNSTKSIFIKVKMPAEEYDGMIIGGINISLKENNDKEKADKDSEGGMKIKNVIRYNFGIVLIENENVVIPDMKLNKAYAGQVMGINTIKANLSNTESWIIDNLDITAKVSKKGSKEVLYETTKNGLRMAPNSNFDFGIGMGNKAYKAGSYKVTIAAKSDSPEKEWNFEKEFTIDSETAKKLNDKAAELEAPDYTMYWIIGGVSLGALLIVVIVTLVIYKKKKKAREKEERRKRLMRKKKRQAQNKKRAATNSADKSVKRKTNSTKKE, from the coding sequence ATGAAAAAATCTAAAATTTTTTCAATTTTATTTACAATAATGGTGTTACTAACAACTTACTTGCCACAAAAAGCTTATGCTGCTAATGAAGATAGTTCAGTTCCTATTTCGGCAAATGTAGTTTTACCAGAAAATCAATACAAAAAGGAAGCATCGTATTTCTATTTGAAAATGACTCCTGGTCAAGAGCAAGAACTTGAAGTCAAATTAAACAATGGTTCAGATAAGGCACAAACCGTTGATATTAGTTTAGCTTCAGGTATTACAAATGATGGTGGAATTATTGATTATCCAGATGATTTGAAAAAATTTGATAAAACCTTGAAATATCCATTTTCAAAAATTGCTTCAACAGATAAAACAGCCACTATTGATCCCAATTCTACAAAATCAATTTTTATTAAAGTGAAAATGCCTGCTGAAGAATACGATGGTATGATTATTGGTGGGATTAATATTAGTTTAAAAGAGAATAATGACAAAGAAAAAGCCGACAAAGATTCTGAAGGTGGCATGAAAATAAAAAATGTTATTCGATATAACTTTGGTATTGTTTTAATTGAAAATGAAAATGTAGTTATTCCTGATATGAAATTGAATAAAGCTTATGCAGGACAAGTCATGGGGATTAATACAATTAAGGCAAATCTATCTAATACAGAGTCTTGGATTATTGATAACCTTGATATTACTGCGAAAGTTTCTAAAAAGGGTAGTAAAGAAGTTCTTTATGAAACGACTAAAAACGGGCTAAGAATGGCACCTAATTCTAATTTTGATTTTGGAATTGGAATGGGGAATAAAGCTTATAAAGCTGGTAGCTATAAAGTAACGATTGCAGCTAAATCAGATAGTCCAGAAAAAGAATGGAATTTTGAAAAAGAATTTACAATTGATAGTGAAACAGCCAAAAAATTAAATGATAAAGCAGCTGAACTAGAAGCGCCTGATTATACAATGTATTGGATTATTGGTGGTGTTAGTTTAGGTGCATTGCTGATTGTTGTTATTGTAACTCTAGTCATTTACAAAAAAAAGAAAAAAGCTAGAGAAAAAGAAGAGCGTCGAAAACGTTTGATGAGAAAGAAAAAACGTCAAGCACAAAATAAAAAAAGAGCAGCAACTAATTCAGCTGATAAGTCAGTGAAAAGAAAAACAAATTCTACAAAAAAAGAGTAA
- a CDS encoding pectate lyase-like adhesive domain-containing protein — protein MKKTITKVALIATLSLSTGVLLAQTAHATEGVSTTGIALKSSVVVNTYEELATALKDVSISEIIVNNNITFPKAITGVPARNVRIYGSKDKAITINLGKYWIKGNSIKNSDSNAVMTLENANIVGYRKLATFLKGEKGWDFVSKNNDFNGESLVQLNNGHLTFEGTNNMDAEDEIGWVNHVTFAENSVLNGVAANSGHDRSAFRFKGTYANGYGGIVTLEDNSEVNLEVKNKARAAFNGKVNKVNIGTRAILNINTDGTAIEFEKSSLHKTNPEFNVGESAIVSVKSNGEAKVAKPAISFKQPGSQFNMASQATVNIIGTAATGVIESAKDTNFNFDNAARLVVENETIGSPVFSTKQTFATSFNISGDFLTVNAWDKQTVRAGSWDILSNTTFNVNKGATSTIVSDFEKFVEEFKVENYGKIVIENGGF, from the coding sequence ATGAAAAAAACAATTACAAAAGTTGCTTTAATTGCAACACTATCTTTATCAACAGGAGTCTTATTAGCTCAAACGGCTCACGCTACTGAAGGAGTCTCTACAACAGGGATTGCGTTAAAAAGTTCGGTAGTTGTAAATACCTATGAAGAGTTGGCTACTGCTTTAAAAGATGTTTCTATTAGTGAGATTATTGTAAATAATAATATTACGTTCCCAAAAGCAATTACTGGAGTACCTGCTCGTAATGTTCGTATCTATGGTTCAAAAGATAAAGCTATTACAATTAATTTAGGTAAATATTGGATTAAAGGAAATTCTATTAAGAATTCTGATAGTAATGCAGTCATGACTTTAGAAAATGCTAATATTGTTGGTTATCGTAAATTGGCAACGTTCCTTAAAGGTGAAAAAGGTTGGGATTTTGTTTCAAAAAATAATGATTTCAACGGTGAATCATTAGTTCAATTAAATAATGGTCATTTAACCTTTGAAGGTACAAATAATATGGATGCTGAAGATGAAATTGGTTGGGTTAATCATGTAACTTTTGCTGAAAATTCTGTATTAAATGGAGTTGCCGCAAACAGTGGACATGATCGTAGTGCTTTTCGTTTTAAAGGAACATATGCAAATGGTTATGGTGGGATTGTAACTTTAGAAGATAATTCAGAAGTGAATTTAGAAGTTAAAAATAAAGCTCGTGCCGCATTTAATGGAAAAGTAAACAAAGTTAACATTGGTACTAGAGCAATCTTAAATATCAATACAGACGGAACTGCAATTGAATTCGAGAAGAGTAGTTTGCATAAAACGAATCCTGAGTTTAATGTTGGTGAATCTGCGATAGTTTCAGTTAAGTCTAACGGTGAAGCAAAAGTTGCTAAACCAGCAATCAGCTTTAAACAACCAGGAAGTCAATTTAACATGGCTTCTCAGGCGACTGTAAACATTATTGGAACAGCTGCAACAGGAGTTATTGAGTCTGCTAAAGATACTAATTTTAATTTTGATAATGCTGCTCGTCTAGTAGTAGAAAATGAAACAATTGGTTCACCTGTATTTTCTACAAAACAAACTTTCGCGACTAGCTTTAATATTTCTGGTGATTTTTTAACTGTAAATGCTTGGGATAAGCAAACGGTTAGAGCTGGTAGTTGGGATATTTTATCGAATACTACTTTTAATGTGAATAAAGGTGCAACATCAACAATTGTTTCAGATTTTGAAAAA